One genomic region from Jilunia laotingensis encodes:
- a CDS encoding YitT family protein, with product MHKPTKAEVRREVRDYLFITLGLISYSFAWGLFLIPYQITTGGTTGISAIIYYASGFPIQWSYFIINAILMTFAIKILGPRFSIKTTYAIFMMTFFLWLFQYLVNNYLVTPDMTPDGKPLVLGKGQDFMACLIGASLCGLGLGIVFNCNGSTGGTDIIAAIVHKYKDVTLGRMVMLCDVIIISSCYFVFNDWRRVIFGFVTLFIMGFVLDYIVNSARQSVQFFIFSKEYEKIADRITKETHRGVTVLDGTGWYSKGNVKVLIILAYKRQSVEIFRLVKDIDPNAFISQSSVIGVYGEGFDRLKVK from the coding sequence ATGCATAAACCTACCAAAGCTGAAGTGAGGAGAGAAGTCAGGGACTATCTGTTCATCACATTGGGATTAATCAGTTATTCGTTCGCTTGGGGACTTTTTCTGATTCCTTACCAGATCACTACCGGAGGAACTACCGGTATCAGTGCTATTATTTATTATGCTTCAGGATTTCCTATCCAGTGGTCATATTTCATTATCAATGCTATCCTGATGACATTCGCCATCAAGATACTGGGTCCGAGGTTTAGCATAAAAACAACGTATGCCATCTTCATGATGACTTTCTTCCTGTGGTTATTCCAATATTTGGTAAACAACTATCTGGTGACACCGGACATGACCCCGGACGGTAAACCGCTTGTATTAGGCAAAGGCCAAGACTTTATGGCATGCCTCATAGGAGCCTCCTTATGCGGTTTGGGTTTAGGTATCGTATTCAATTGCAACGGAAGCACGGGTGGTACGGATATCATAGCCGCCATTGTCCATAAATACAAAGATGTTACATTAGGGCGTATGGTTATGCTTTGTGATGTCATCATCATCAGTTCTTGTTATTTTGTCTTCAATGACTGGCGCCGCGTCATATTCGGTTTTGTCACCCTGTTCATCATGGGTTTCGTATTAGATTATATCGTCAACAGCGCCCGCCAATCCGTACAATTCTTTATCTTTTCGAAAGAATATGAGAAGATAGCCGATCGGATAACAAAAGAAACCCATCGTGGCGTGACCGTACTCGATGGTACGGGATGGTATAGTAAAGGCAATGTAAAAGTATTGATAATACTCGCTTATAAACGCCAATCGGTGGAAATATTCCGGTTGGTGAAAGACATAGACCCGAACGCATTCATCTCTCAAAGCTCGGTAATCGGAGTGTACGGAGAAGGGTTCGACAGGTTGAAAGTAAAATAA
- a CDS encoding winged helix-turn-helix domain-containing protein produces the protein MIEAFQNINKAFESKVRLGIMAVLMVNDEADFNSLKELLSLTDGNLASHTRALEELGYIVCRKAFVGRKTKTTFQATPQGREAFKAHIDALESFLKST, from the coding sequence ATGATAGAAGCATTTCAGAATATAAACAAAGCATTTGAGAGCAAGGTCAGATTGGGGATTATGGCTGTCTTGATGGTTAATGATGAAGCCGATTTCAATTCCCTGAAAGAATTGCTTTCATTGACGGATGGCAATTTGGCGAGCCATACTCGAGCGTTGGAAGAGCTTGGTTATATTGTCTGCCGGAAAGCTTTCGTGGGAAGGAAGACGAAAACCACTTTCCAAGCCACTCCGCAAGGGAGGGAAGCATTTAAAGCGCACATTGATGCATTGGAAAGTTTCTTGAAATCTACTTGA
- the creD gene encoding cell envelope integrity protein CreD has product MDDFNENLNETKRQANGCLHRFSKTIKVVVIGVLILLLLIPMIMIKEMISERGRTQEEAIDEVSQKWSLAQTVTGPYLNLQYPVTTEVDGKPKVVVSNVVLFPDELMVDGKLHTELLRRGIYEVNVYQSELLFKGYFSSEELRKSGVDMNLIRFDKAAVCFNLTDMRGISEQVSIAIDDSVYVFEPGMDGLGIKNTGVHTLVDLSSLKGEQKIPYEMKIRLKGSQSVNFTPLGKTTKVNLKANWNTPSFVGSFLPENRDVTADEFSAQWQVLNLNRNYSQVLVDPSAMVVSDIADSDFGVNLKVPVEQYQQSMRSAKYAVLIILLTFTVIFFTEIMEKTRIHALQYLLVGLALCLFYSLLLSISEHLGFNMAYLISAVLTIGLVSGYMLGIIKKKKPAFIMGGLLIILYVYIFILIQLETYALLAGSLGLFVILAAVMYFSKKIDWFNE; this is encoded by the coding sequence ATGGATGATTTTAATGAAAACCTGAATGAGACGAAAAGACAAGCCAACGGCTGTTTGCATCGTTTTTCGAAAACGATTAAAGTAGTAGTTATCGGGGTATTGATTCTGTTGCTACTTATTCCGATGATAATGATCAAGGAAATGATTTCCGAAAGAGGGCGTACGCAAGAGGAGGCAATCGATGAAGTAAGTCAAAAATGGAGCTTGGCACAGACCGTCACGGGCCCTTATCTTAACTTACAATATCCTGTTACGACTGAAGTTGACGGAAAACCAAAGGTTGTTGTCAGCAATGTAGTATTGTTTCCTGATGAACTCATGGTAGATGGAAAGTTGCATACCGAGCTGCTTCGTCGAGGAATTTATGAGGTTAATGTTTATCAATCGGAGTTGCTCTTCAAAGGTTATTTCAGTTCGGAAGAACTTCGGAAAAGTGGTGTCGATATGAACTTGATACGGTTTGATAAAGCTGCTGTCTGTTTTAATCTCACGGATATGCGTGGAATCAGTGAGCAGGTCAGTATTGCGATAGATGATTCTGTCTACGTGTTTGAACCCGGAATGGATGGACTTGGAATTAAAAATACCGGTGTACATACCTTAGTTGACCTTTCCTCCCTGAAAGGAGAGCAGAAGATTCCTTATGAGATGAAGATACGGTTGAAAGGCTCTCAGTCCGTCAACTTCACTCCGTTGGGCAAAACTACGAAAGTCAATTTGAAAGCTAATTGGAATACTCCCAGCTTTGTTGGTAGTTTTCTTCCGGAAAATCGGGACGTTACCGCAGATGAATTTTCAGCCCAATGGCAGGTGCTGAATCTCAACCGTAATTACTCTCAGGTATTGGTAGACCCTTCAGCGATGGTAGTCAGTGATATTGCTGATTCCGATTTCGGAGTGAACCTGAAAGTTCCTGTCGAACAGTACCAGCAATCCATGCGTTCCGCCAAATATGCGGTCTTGATTATACTGTTGACGTTTACTGTGATATTTTTTACAGAAATTATGGAGAAGACTCGAATACACGCTTTGCAATACTTGTTGGTTGGTCTGGCATTGTGTCTTTTCTACAGCTTGTTACTTTCCATATCCGAGCATCTTGGTTTCAACATGGCTTATCTGATATCTGCTGTACTTACGATCGGTTTGGTTAGCGGGTATATGTTAGGGATTATCAAGAAAAAGAAACCGGCCTTTATTATGGGCGGATTGTTGATAATATTGTATGTGTATATATTTATTCTCATTCAGTTGGAAACCTATGCGCTGCTTGCCGGAAGTCTTGGGTTGTTTGTGATATTGGCTGCCGTAATGTATTTCTCAAAGAAGATCGATTGGTTCAATGAGTAA
- a CDS encoding C25 family cysteine peptidase gives MENKSDISRILNSRSQVHATASILKLPAYEYVVITSQSLAPYFKRLVDWKRQKGLNAGIVTMQDILSDASITKDEASNLSDDAGKLRQYLKLAYGKGTRYVLLGGGNEFVPIRYGTGYENKWEVLNGGVIEFEGAKIPSDLYFSDLNGNWNKDGDIYLGEELGDAVDYEPELYVGRLLCKNGFEINNYIDKLLLYEQNPGKGDVAYLKKAFYTQADQMQESHQAEKIANDFKNIFPTFSLIQELPNGKDSFPTFPTGKSVINAMNNEYYGFLSWYGHGGPNAIIVRSNQLVKGGHCCSIIATEGEYLNPSIVIEQGNGINNMDNLNYPSIAYTIACTVAPYDTFRTSYINYNVKYNLGEALTIAGKYGCVAFLGNSRSGWVSGSHELEINFVDKIKNNFVKIGIAEALSKAENKESMFHWLALTHNLIGCPEFEIWTDIPSKFQNVTVTESFDGVKINTGIENVNIALRGLFSDNNVLFRVGQTTTFTNLPKNYVLTFYKHNYFPYVFPIYLQNESVVGSHYIKGSKIFTGNSVNNYKGSGDFKVKSGSNLVLEVSDGVTLDAGTEIELGAEFEIKLNN, from the coding sequence GTGGAGAACAAATCGGACATAAGCAGAATTTTGAATTCCCGTTCACAAGTCCATGCTACCGCTTCAATCCTGAAACTTCCGGCTTATGAATATGTGGTGATCACTTCCCAAAGTTTGGCCCCTTACTTTAAGAGACTGGTCGACTGGAAACGTCAGAAAGGTCTGAATGCGGGCATTGTGACGATGCAGGACATATTGAGTGATGCTTCCATAACGAAAGATGAAGCTTCTAATTTATCCGATGATGCGGGCAAGTTGCGCCAATACTTGAAATTGGCTTATGGCAAAGGAACGAGGTATGTGTTATTGGGAGGAGGAAATGAGTTTGTACCAATTCGATACGGTACCGGATATGAAAATAAATGGGAGGTATTAAATGGCGGAGTAATTGAATTTGAAGGTGCTAAAATACCTTCAGATTTGTATTTCAGTGATCTAAATGGAAATTGGAATAAAGATGGCGATATATATTTAGGAGAAGAATTAGGAGACGCAGTTGATTATGAACCAGAATTGTATGTGGGAAGGTTGTTATGTAAAAATGGATTTGAAATTAATAATTATATAGATAAACTTTTACTTTATGAACAGAATCCGGGAAAGGGAGATGTAGCTTATTTGAAAAAGGCATTTTATACACAGGCAGATCAGATGCAAGAATCTCATCAAGCAGAAAAAATAGCAAATGATTTTAAGAATATCTTTCCAACTTTTAGTTTAATTCAAGAATTACCTAATGGAAAAGATTCATTTCCAACGTTTCCTACGGGTAAAAGTGTAATTAATGCAATGAACAATGAATATTATGGCTTCCTAAGTTGGTACGGTCATGGTGGTCCCAATGCAATAATAGTAAGGTCGAACCAATTGGTTAAAGGAGGGCATTGTTGTTCTATTATTGCTACTGAGGGAGAATATTTAAATCCTTCGATAGTAATAGAACAAGGTAATGGCATCAACAACATGGATAATTTAAATTATCCTTCAATCGCATATACTATAGCATGTACAGTAGCACCTTACGATACGTTTAGGACTAGTTATATCAATTATAATGTGAAATATAATTTGGGAGAAGCTTTAACTATTGCTGGAAAATATGGATGTGTGGCTTTTTTAGGTAATAGCCGTTCTGGATGGGTTAGTGGATCACATGAATTAGAAATAAATTTTGTAGATAAAATAAAGAATAATTTTGTAAAAATCGGTATAGCAGAAGCTTTGTCAAAAGCAGAAAATAAAGAAAGTATGTTTCATTGGTTGGCATTGACACATAATTTAATTGGTTGTCCTGAATTTGAAATATGGACAGATATTCCTTCTAAATTTCAAAATGTTACTGTAACAGAATCATTTGATGGGGTAAAAATAAATACAGGAATTGAAAATGTTAATATTGCTTTAAGAGGACTCTTTAGTGATAATAATGTATTATTTCGAGTAGGACAGACAACTACATTCACAAACTTACCGAAAAATTATGTTTTGACATTTTATAAACATAATTATTTTCCTTATGTCTTTCCTATATATTTACAAAATGAATCAGTTGTTGGTTCACACTATATTAAAGGTAGTAAGATATTTACAGGTAATTCTGTTAATAATTATAAAGGAAGTGGAGATTTTAAGGTTAAATCAGGGTCTAACCTTGTTTTAGAAGTGTCGGATGGTGTTACATTGGATGCCGGAACTGAGATAGAATTAGGTGCTGAATTTGAAATTAAATTAAATAATTAG
- a CDS encoding tetratricopeptide repeat protein, translated as MIKHTSIYFLLSFFLCQSAHGYDYKWKWVDSEFDSIANKLEEVDFMDLPHEAFRPEVMKLRQIADMKKNPVLSARAVYWNLWLKMGNDHSSAMDLVDRTLSSIDTLRYKYDYNRFLYIKGRLLHESGEWFEAFRIFKKLEKEFIEEKDRFNFAMTCIALGVLFNDVEEYENALKYLLQGEDEFKKLHCINCEAKNKLNISNTLYQLGEKDKSVHILKGLIKNLEIQNDTIFQIGVMVSLFSASDFKEAIYSQKAYELAKRLGNKNVLASTLVNRGAYFLMKANADSALYCYRQAYLLQKRIFKLQPILYGLNQSFELLGQVDSAYHYLKKYESYRDSLLPNLKMMEINKLVVQAEIEKYEMKLSTMKEKARLRRNMMLMVSAFLLIVTLLTCYIFWTLRKREKDKRQLKELENNQLAILFQNEKLLNEKFQLEIDSKNREISSTTLILSEKNNRLKELLKQVERFNEEGELGREQSAMLSKQIKSNLTVDDEWKYFKLHFEKVHPEYFTKLKEIAPSLSENDLRLCAYVRIGMTNKQIGQMLSVLPETVKTARYRMRKKIGLEGQETLEDFLRRI; from the coding sequence ATGATAAAACACACATCGATATATTTTCTTTTGTCTTTTTTTCTTTGTCAGTCAGCTCATGGATATGACTATAAGTGGAAATGGGTGGATTCGGAATTTGATTCTATTGCTAATAAGTTGGAAGAAGTAGACTTTATGGATTTGCCTCATGAAGCGTTCCGTCCGGAGGTCATGAAGTTACGGCAAATTGCCGATATGAAGAAAAATCCTGTTTTATCGGCAAGAGCAGTTTACTGGAATTTATGGTTGAAAATGGGTAATGACCATTCGTCTGCAATGGATTTAGTAGACCGGACTTTATCATCCATCGATACTTTACGTTATAAATATGATTATAATCGTTTCCTTTACATTAAGGGGCGGTTATTGCATGAGAGCGGTGAATGGTTTGAGGCATTCCGGATCTTTAAAAAACTTGAAAAAGAATTTATCGAGGAGAAGGATCGATTCAATTTTGCCATGACTTGTATAGCACTTGGAGTGTTGTTCAATGATGTGGAAGAATATGAGAACGCTCTGAAGTACTTATTGCAAGGGGAGGATGAATTTAAGAAACTGCATTGCATAAATTGTGAGGCTAAAAACAAATTGAATATCAGTAATACGCTGTATCAACTGGGTGAAAAAGATAAATCAGTGCATATTCTTAAAGGTTTAATTAAAAATCTTGAGATACAAAATGATACGATTTTTCAGATCGGTGTGATGGTTTCTCTTTTCAGCGCTTCAGATTTTAAGGAGGCAATCTATTCGCAAAAGGCTTATGAGCTTGCAAAAAGGTTGGGTAATAAGAACGTTTTGGCAAGTACTTTAGTAAACAGGGGTGCTTATTTTCTGATGAAAGCGAATGCCGATAGTGCTTTATACTGTTACAGGCAGGCTTATTTGCTGCAAAAAAGAATATTTAAATTGCAACCTATTTTATATGGCCTGAATCAATCTTTCGAGCTGCTCGGGCAAGTGGATAGTGCCTATCATTATTTGAAGAAATACGAATCGTATCGTGACTCGTTACTTCCTAATTTGAAAATGATGGAAATAAACAAGCTGGTTGTCCAGGCGGAAATTGAAAAATATGAGATGAAATTGAGTACAATGAAAGAGAAAGCCCGGTTACGTAGGAATATGATGTTGATGGTTTCTGCTTTCCTTTTGATTGTGACTTTGTTGACATGTTATATCTTTTGGACGCTGCGCAAAAGAGAAAAGGACAAGAGGCAACTGAAAGAATTGGAAAACAATCAATTGGCTATTCTGTTTCAGAATGAAAAACTACTGAATGAGAAATTTCAGTTGGAGATAGATTCTAAGAACAGAGAGATATCATCTACTACATTGATATTGTCCGAAAAGAACAATCGGCTGAAGGAGTTGCTCAAACAGGTTGAGAGATTCAATGAGGAAGGTGAGCTTGGCAGGGAACAATCGGCTATGTTGAGCAAACAAATAAAGAGTAATCTCACGGTGGATGATGAGTGGAAGTACTTCAAGCTTCATTTTGAGAAGGTGCATCCCGAATATTTTACTAAACTGAAAGAAATTGCTCCTTCGCTTTCTGAAAACGATCTTCGCCTGTGTGCTTATGTGCGGATCGGGATGACTAATAAACAGATCGGGCAAATGCTGTCGGTTCTTCCCGAAACAGTGAAAACCGCCCGCTACAGAATGAGAAAAAAGATTGGACTTGAAGGGCAGGAGACGTTAGAGGATTTTCTCCGAAGAATTTGA
- a CDS encoding T9SS type A sorting domain-containing protein produces the protein MKRLYAFPLFLGLMLMNSTLMAQQENAFMKIDYSTGTANAIAPDGKWVVGGRAGEAFIYNTEAHQLQDLTETGTIISANAVSNSGIIAGSYGPNTMELKPVYYKDSKWNELENTGSNDIGEAFAISLDDKKIAGYILDNAVKKPSIWTLEGNEYKIHILPSPEKDIFGMKPQGALVTNMSADGNILVGRFRDWSGMYNQIIIWKLDESKGEYDYQLLATDMMYNTEAENPGPSLEFSDFVTAEYGTPEYKEQLDAFKAAVEKRNELMKEFYKGVSLDIGSVPLSYNGQYLATSITMPDPEDTSSSINHPIRFDLKNNTNVIFSKQSDNIVCSVTNEGLLMTASPYNDLVRNSYIIKDENQEDLLPLNEWLKEKHNFDIDAELPESEDNDNVMTGTAFLSKNERNIYSFIFDVNSFTYINFCIQLSDKLNPTSIKNIETPTNEIIAYTKGQTLYTNAISGKVDVIDLVGKIVYSTTINDNDIDLAYLPKGVYIAKIISGAKEISKKIIIR, from the coding sequence ATGAAACGACTCTACGCATTTCCTCTATTTCTTGGCCTCATGCTGATGAACAGTACATTAATGGCGCAACAAGAAAATGCTTTTATGAAAATTGATTATTCCACCGGTACAGCGAATGCTATCGCTCCCGATGGCAAATGGGTTGTAGGTGGAAGAGCCGGTGAAGCTTTCATATACAATACCGAGGCACATCAACTTCAGGACTTGACAGAAACAGGTACGATAATCAGTGCCAATGCAGTTAGCAATAGCGGGATTATTGCTGGAAGCTATGGCCCTAACACGATGGAATTGAAACCAGTATATTATAAAGACAGTAAATGGAATGAACTCGAAAACACAGGTTCAAATGACATCGGTGAAGCTTTTGCCATCTCTTTAGATGATAAAAAGATAGCCGGATATATATTGGATAATGCCGTAAAAAAACCGTCCATCTGGACTTTGGAAGGGAATGAATACAAAATCCACATCCTTCCTTCTCCCGAAAAGGATATATTTGGAATGAAACCTCAAGGAGCTTTGGTAACAAATATGTCTGCAGACGGGAACATACTGGTTGGACGATTCAGAGACTGGAGCGGAATGTATAATCAGATTATCATCTGGAAACTGGATGAAAGCAAAGGTGAATACGATTATCAGTTATTAGCCACCGACATGATGTATAATACTGAAGCCGAGAACCCAGGGCCATCCTTAGAATTTTCAGACTTTGTAACAGCCGAATACGGCACACCGGAATATAAAGAACAACTTGACGCTTTTAAAGCAGCGGTCGAAAAGCGCAACGAACTGATGAAAGAATTTTATAAAGGTGTTAGTTTGGATATAGGTTCGGTTCCTCTCAGCTACAACGGTCAATACTTGGCAACCAGCATTACGATGCCCGATCCGGAAGATACATCAAGCTCAATCAATCACCCCATTCGCTTTGATCTGAAAAACAATACCAATGTGATTTTCAGTAAACAAAGCGATAACATCGTATGCTCGGTAACAAATGAGGGACTTCTCATGACGGCATCCCCTTACAATGACCTTGTAAGAAACTCTTATATCATTAAAGATGAAAACCAAGAAGATCTTTTACCATTAAATGAATGGTTGAAAGAAAAACATAATTTCGATATCGATGCTGAATTACCTGAATCAGAAGATAATGACAATGTTATGACCGGCACTGCATTTCTCAGTAAAAACGAGCGGAATATTTATTCATTTATTTTTGACGTGAACAGTTTCACCTATATAAACTTCTGTATCCAATTATCAGATAAACTAAATCCTACTTCCATCAAAAATATTGAAACCCCAACCAATGAAATAATAGCGTATACAAAAGGACAAACCTTGTATACCAACGCCATTTCAGGAAAGGTGGATGTCATTGATTTGGTAGGCAAGATTGTTTACAGCACCACTATCAACGATAACGATATTGATCTTGCATACTTACCTAAAGGCGTCTATATAGCAAAAATCATATCGGGAGCAAAAGAAATTTCAAAAAAGATTATAATCAGATAA
- the leuS gene encoding leucine--tRNA ligase, with protein sequence MEYNFREIEKKWQKRWVDNKTYQVKEDESKQKFYVLNMFPYPSGAGLHVGHPLGYIASDIYARYKRLQGFNVLNPMGYDAYGLPAEQYAIQTGQHPAITTVNNINRYREQLDKIGFCFDWSREIRTCDPDYYHWTQWAFIKMFNSYYCNDKKQARPIEELIEAFGTIGTEGLNIAHGEELSFTADEWKAKSEKEQQEILMNYRIAYLGNTMVNWCPALGTVLANDEVVDGVSERGGYPVIQKVMRQWCLRVSAYAQRLLDGLDTVDWTDSLKETQRNWIGRSEGDEMKFKVKDSDVEFTIFTTRADTVFGVTFMVLAPESELVAQLTTPGQKAEVDAYLERTKKRTERERIADRSVSGVFSGSYAINPLTNEAIPVWISDYVLAGYGTGAIMAVPAHDSRDYAFAKHFGLEIRPLIEGCDVSEESFDAKEGIMINSPRPGTPEGGLVLNGLTVKEAIAKTKEYIKETGLGRVKVNFRLRDAIFSRQRYWGEPFPVYYKDGMPYVIDESCLPLELPEIDKFLPTETGEPPLGHATKWAWDTVNKCVVENEKIDHITIFPLELNTMPGFAGSSAYYLRYMDPHNEEALVAPAIDRYWKNVDLYVGGTEHATGHLIYSRFWNKFLHDLDISAVEEPYQKLVNQGMIQGRSNFVYRIKDTNTFVSLNLKDQYEVTPIHVDVNIVSNDILDIEAFKAWRPEYETAEFILEDGKYICGWAVEKMSKSMFNVVNPDMIVEKYGADTLRMYEMFLGPVEQSKPWDTNGIDGVHRFIRKFWSLFYNRNDEYLVKNEPATKDELKALHKLIKKVSGDIEQFSYNTSVSAFMICVNELSNLKCSKKEILEKLIIVLAPFAPHVCEELWETLGNTTSVCDAQWPAFNEEYLKEDVVSYTISFNGKARFNMEFPADATSDAIQTTVLADERSQKWTEGKTPKKVIVVPKKIVNIVI encoded by the coding sequence ATGGAATATAATTTCAGGGAGATTGAAAAGAAATGGCAGAAACGGTGGGTGGACAATAAAACTTACCAAGTGAAGGAAGATGAATCGAAACAAAAATTCTATGTGCTGAATATGTTCCCTTATCCTTCGGGAGCCGGGCTGCATGTAGGTCATCCGCTGGGATATATTGCTTCGGATATCTACGCCCGATACAAACGCCTGCAAGGTTTCAATGTTCTGAACCCGATGGGATATGACGCTTACGGCCTGCCTGCCGAACAATACGCCATCCAGACCGGACAGCACCCTGCAATTACGACTGTCAACAATATCAACCGTTACCGCGAACAATTGGATAAAATAGGTTTCTGTTTCGACTGGAGCCGTGAGATACGTACCTGTGACCCTGACTATTATCACTGGACACAATGGGCATTCATCAAAATGTTCAACAGCTATTACTGCAATGATAAGAAACAAGCCCGCCCTATCGAAGAGCTGATAGAGGCTTTCGGAACCATCGGAACAGAAGGTCTTAACATAGCCCATGGCGAAGAACTCTCATTCACTGCCGATGAATGGAAAGCAAAAAGTGAAAAAGAGCAACAGGAAATACTGATGAATTACCGGATTGCTTATCTGGGAAACACGATGGTAAACTGGTGTCCTGCGCTCGGCACAGTACTTGCCAACGATGAAGTAGTGGACGGGGTTAGCGAACGTGGCGGTTATCCGGTGATCCAGAAAGTGATGCGCCAGTGGTGTTTACGAGTATCTGCCTATGCCCAGCGTCTGCTCGACGGACTGGATACGGTAGACTGGACAGATTCCCTGAAAGAAACCCAACGTAACTGGATCGGACGCTCGGAAGGGGACGAAATGAAATTCAAAGTAAAAGACTCGGATGTAGAATTTACCATCTTCACCACCCGTGCAGACACGGTATTCGGTGTTACATTCATGGTGCTTGCACCGGAAAGCGAGCTGGTGGCGCAACTCACTACTCCCGGTCAGAAGGCAGAAGTCGATGCTTATCTGGAGCGTACCAAAAAACGTACGGAACGCGAACGCATCGCTGACCGCAGCGTCAGTGGCGTATTCTCAGGAAGCTATGCCATTAATCCGTTAACCAACGAAGCAATTCCTGTATGGATCAGCGATTACGTGTTGGCAGGATACGGTACGGGTGCTATCATGGCAGTGCCTGCACATGATAGCCGCGACTACGCTTTTGCCAAACATTTCGGCCTTGAAATTCGTCCGTTGATAGAAGGATGTGATGTCAGCGAAGAGAGCTTCGATGCCAAAGAAGGCATTATGATTAACTCTCCGCGTCCCGGTACACCCGAAGGAGGGCTGGTACTGAACGGACTGACTGTAAAAGAAGCCATCGCCAAGACAAAAGAATATATCAAAGAGACTGGACTGGGACGAGTCAAAGTTAACTTCCGCCTCCGGGATGCCATCTTCTCACGCCAACGTTATTGGGGCGAACCGTTCCCCGTCTACTATAAGGACGGTATGCCTTATGTGATCGATGAATCCTGTCTGCCGCTCGAATTACCGGAAATTGACAAATTCTTGCCTACTGAAACCGGTGAGCCTCCATTGGGACATGCTACCAAATGGGCATGGGACACAGTGAACAAATGCGTGGTAGAAAACGAGAAGATCGACCATATTACCATCTTCCCGCTCGAACTCAATACAATGCCCGGCTTTGCCGGATCATCCGCATATTACCTCCGTTACATGGATCCTCACAACGAGGAAGCATTGGTTGCTCCTGCTATAGACCGGTATTGGAAAAACGTAGACCTGTATGTGGGCGGCACCGAACATGCTACCGGACATTTGATTTATTCTCGTTTCTGGAACAAATTCCTGCACGATCTGGATATATCTGCGGTTGAAGAGCCCTACCAAAAACTTGTCAACCAAGGAATGATTCAGGGACGCAGTAATTTTGTTTACCGCATTAAAGATACCAATACATTTGTATCACTGAATTTAAAAGATCAATACGAAGTCACCCCTATACATGTAGATGTGAACATCGTATCCAATGATATTCTCGACATAGAAGCCTTCAAAGCATGGCGTCCCGAATATGAAACGGCAGAATTCATTCTTGAAGATGGTAAATACATCTGTGGCTGGGCTGTCGAAAAAATGAGTAAATCTATGTTCAATGTGGTCAATCCGGATATGATCGTTGAAAAGTACGGAGCCGACACACTTCGCATGTACGAAATGTTCCTTGGTCCGGTGGAACAATCCAAACCGTGGGACACGAACGGCATCGACGGTGTACATCGCTTCATCCGTAAGTTCTGGTCATTGTTCTACAACCGCAACGATGAATATCTCGTTAAAAACGAACCAGCCACGAAAGACGAACTGAAAGCACTACATAAACTGATAAAGAAAGTTAGCGGGGACATCGAACAATTCTCATATAACACTTCTGTCAGTGCATTCATGATCTGTGTCAACGAACTCAGCAACCTGAAATGTAGCAAAAAAGAAATACTCGAGAAGCTAATCATTGTTCTGGCTCCCTTTGCTCCACATGTATGCGAAGAACTATGGGAGACACTGGGAAACACCACTTCCGTTTGCGATGCACAATGGCCGGCTTTCAATGAAGAATACCTAAAAGAAGATGTGGTAAGCTATACCATCTCTTTCAATGGAAAAGCACGCTTCAACATGGAGTTCCCGGCAGATGCAACAAGTGATGCCATACAGACAACCGTACTGGCAGACGAACGTTCACAGAAGTGGACAGAAGGCAAAACACCGAAAAAAGTAATTGTAGTTCCGAAGAAGATTGTAAACATTGTGATATAA